ATCAACCCCGCCAGCACCTGGTATTCCTGATCCCAGAACGCCAGGCTCGCGCCGAACAGGTGCAGTTCCTGCTCCACCCCTTGCGCCCGTAAGCCAATCAGGGGAAACAGGTTGGTCATGACAAACAGGATCAGCCCTGCCACAGTCAAGGCCAGCGCAGTTTCAAACATGTTTTTACGGTTACGGTAAAGCACTGCCCCACAGCGGATACAGATTGCCGTTTTGCCGGATGCAACCGGGCGGTAACGGTGCAGCTGGCCACATTCAAGGCAGGCAATGTCGGAACGCTCATGCATCGGCGCATAACCTTATGGAATAACCCGAGACAAACACGCGAGAAACCAAGCCGGACACCAACCCTAACCCCCTAGAAAAATTTTTGCCACTATAACACGTAAAAGCGGGGGAGCCGAAGCCCCCCTAGTCGACGGTGGTTTTATGACAGGAAAACCATTACGTCAGTCGAACAAAACAGGGTTATTTCAGGCGGTAAGTCACGCCCATGAACAGGGATTTGTCCACTTCGTCATTACCGTTGGCGTCAATGCCATCATCTACCTTGGTCAGTGCCGCCACGGTATCAAACGCCAGCTTATTACTGAGGTAGTAACGGTAGGTGGAACTGGCCGCATTGGTGGTCGTATCCTGACCAGTCTTGTCGTTGTGGTCATAGTCGATAGCCCAACTGTTCAACCAGTCCACACGGTCGGAAATTTCATGGGTCAGACTCATGTTGTTCCGTGCAGTGTAGCTGTTGTCATCATCCTGCAAGATAGCGGATGCAGACGCCTCATTGGAAAACTGGGTGCGGTTGCTCAACGGCTTGTGGTATTCACCCGCAATATCCAACGCTGGCTTACCGTCGCCACCATCATAGTCCTTGATCACTTCGCTCAGGCCAGCCTTGACCAGCCAGCCATGTTTACGGGTGGAAATGCGCTCGTTAACCAACACATCATAGGCTTTCAGGATGCCTGCCGCACCGAGTTCACCATTGGTCTTGCCGGATGCTTGCATGACCGCTTCCATATCGGCCACCCAGTTCTGACGGTAATCCGTTGCACCGTATTTGGAACGGTATTCCGACTCTTTGGCGATAACATTGGCCAACTGGTTGTATTCCGCCTTGGTCAGGTCGCCAGTCAGCTTGTTCTTGTCACGCAGGGCTTCCACCAAGCGGATAGCCTGTGCCATCGGGGTAA
The sequence above is drawn from the Thiothrix nivea DSM 5205 genome and encodes:
- a CDS encoding DUF481 domain-containing protein; this translates as MKKHILALGITSAIAGVVTPVSADVTLYDYEQPTSAYEDAYVSGRLNVNSGNQDQTSHDLNLDMNYERVFSSPDRDVKINGDLQGSSKRGPNSGDETQENYIGTGSVGMNKYFQPDSKGAFWYTDGEVGVKKGADDPRVKVGAGVGYGRVVNVTPMAQAIRLVEALRDKNKLTGDLTKAEYNQLANVIAKESEYRSKYGATDYRQNWVADMEAVMQASGKTNGELGAAGILKAYDVLVNERISTRKHGWLVKAGLSEVIKDYDGGDGKPALDIAGEYHKPLSNRTQFSNEASASAILQDDDNSYTARNNMSLTHEISDRVDWLNSWAIDYDHNDKTGQDTTTNAASSTYRYYLSNKLAFDTVAALTKVDDGIDANGNDEVDKSLFMGVTYRLK